In one window of Juglans regia cultivar Chandler chromosome 3, Walnut 2.0, whole genome shotgun sequence DNA:
- the LOC108979784 gene encoding uncharacterized protein LOC108979784, whose amino-acid sequence MDPEEVIELFDFYWFGLKIFKKQLSNVQNSSDFEANTAHQIQENPRKPEISRVPTLHRRSLSDQLSSKASFNYGSMSPDTVLLSPKLRTILSGKEITEPEKINPTDLQVSSKKKVTCSRKKRSETKSLSTLEFAELKGFMDLGFVFSEEDRNSILASVVPGLRRFGKEDEEEDGTDESATSRPYLSEAWEVLERRKSQNPLMIWKIPPLSDDIDMKNNLKWWAHTVASTVR is encoded by the coding sequence ATGGATCCAGAGGAGGTCATAGAGCTCTTTGATTTTTACTGGTTTGGcctcaaaatcttcaagaaacaaCTCTCAAATGTACAGAATTCGTCCGACTTCGAAGCAAACACAGctcatcaaattcaagaaaacccGCGAAAACCAGAGATTTCTCGCGTCCCAACCCTCCATAGAAGGTCCCTGAGTGACCAATTGAGCTCTAAAGCAAGCTTCAATTACGGCTCTATGTCACCAGATACAGTCCTTCTCTCACCAAAGCTCCGTACCATCCTTTCTGGAAAAGAAATCACGGAACCGGAGAAAATTAATCCAACAGATCTTCAAGTATCGTCCAAGAAGAAGGTCACATGTAGTAGAAAGAAGAGAAGCGAAACCAAGAGCCTGTCTACCCTTGAGTTTGCAGAGCTAAAAGGGTTTATGGATCTGGGTTTTGTTTTCTCAGAAGAAGATAGGAATTCAATCTTAGCTTCAGTCGTTCCTGGGTTGCGAAGATTTGGGAaggaagatgaggaagaagatggtACTGATGAATCTGCAACTTCAAGGCCTTATCTTTCTGAAGCTTGGGAGGTTCTAGAGAGAAGAAAGTCACAGAACCCATTGATGATTTGGAAAATTCCTCCCTTGAGCGATGACATTGACATGAAAAATAATCTGAAATGGTGGGCTCACACAGTTGCTTCCACTGTTAGATGA